The Trichomycterus rosablanca isolate fTriRos1 chromosome 15, fTriRos1.hap1, whole genome shotgun sequence genome contains a region encoding:
- the LOC134328760 gene encoding golgin subfamily A member 4-like isoform X1, whose protein sequence is MSWFRRLWCFSVPADDEPLRPRPERRVRRRRWWRRNRTERQENTNVEEHQRMGNEENPEPSTQVLPDQGQDLEIQAVLENYIQELEGQGIRINRAQVLEDQMFLLNRAQVLEDQMDQTDQAQVLDDQVDQTDQAQVLDEQVVLMDQAQVLEDQVVLIDQAQVLEDLVDQIDQGQDLEKQDQVEIDPMHKMDELLVQLRQVHERIAHLVLRKQAEELKEPVVLKNQEKEQKEQVVLEKNPKEQVVLESRVKEPKELGVLIDQLHKMEEQVSVLDQVQDLIDDVILKNQKQDVLMDQLHKLEKHLILEVESRNLEEVATPDMTRKVNWVAEEEINLDEEDSEEQLVLEVESRNLEEVATPDMTRKVNWVAVENQEEENPEEQISITEGIEADPLQADVLENVFGSSSDEVVQQQNGRARSDCSHLHEST, encoded by the exons ATGTCCTGGTTCAGGAGGCTGTGGTGTTTTAGCGTCCCGGCCGACGACGAGCCACTGAGACCCAGACCTGAGAGGAGGGTGAGAAGGAGGAGATGGTGGAGACGCAACAGGACAGAGCGACAGGAGAACACCAATGTAGAGGAACATCAGAGGATGGGAAATGAAGAGAACCCAGAACCAAGCACACAGGTTCTGCCGGACCAAGGGCAGGACCTGGAAATACAGGCAGTTCTGGAGAATTACATCCAGGAACTGGAGGGGCAGGGGATTCGGATAAACCGAGCCCAGGTCCTGGAAGATCAAATGTTTCTGTTGAACCGAGCCCAGGTCTTGGAGGATCAGATGGATCAAACTGACCAAGCCCAGGTCCTGGATGATCAGGTGGATCAAACTGACCAAGCCCAGGTCCTGGATgagcaggtggttctgatggaccaAGCCCAGGTCCTGGAGGATCAGGTGGTTCTGATTGACCAAGCCCAGGTCCTGGAGGATCTGGTGGATCAAATTGACCAAGGGCAGGATTTAGAGAAGCAGGATCAGGTGGAAATTGACCCAATGCATAAAATGGATGAGCTGCTTGTTCAGCTGAGGCAGGTGCACGAACGCATAGCGCATCTGGTTCTGAGGAAACAAGCAGAAGAACTGAAGGAGCCGGTGGTTCTGAAGAACCAAGAGAAGGAACAGAaggagcaggtggttctggaGAAGAACCCAAaggagcaggtggttctggaaAGCAGAGTGAAGGAACCGAAAGAGCTTGGGGTTTTAATAGACCAGCTTCATAAAATGGAGGAGCAGGTAAGTGTGCTGGACCAAGTGCAGGACCTGATAGATGATGTGATTCTGAAAAACCAGAAGCAGGATGTTCTTATGGACCAACTGCATAAACTGGAGAAGCACCTGATCCTGGAGGTGGAGAGCAGGAATCTGGAGGAGGTAGCCACACCAGATATGACAAGGAAAGTGAACTGGGTGGCTGAGGAAGAGATAAACCTGGATGAGGAGGACTCAGAGGAACAGCTGGTCTTGGAGGTGGAGAGCAGGAATCTGGAGGAGGTAGCCACACCCGATATGACAAGGAAAGTAAACTGGGTGGCTGTGGAGAACCAAGAGGAAGAGAACCCAGAGGAGCAGATCTCGATTACAGAAGGTATTGAAG CAGATCCACTTCAGGCTGATGTTCTGGAGAACGTCTTCGGGTCCTCGTCTGATGAAGTGGTGCAGCAGCAGAACGGTCGAGCACGTTCTGATTGCTCCCACCTTCATGAATCAACCTAA
- the LOC134328760 gene encoding golgin subfamily A member 4-like isoform X3, which produces MSWFRRLWCFSVPADDEPLRPRPERRVRRRRWWRRNRTERQENTNVEEHQRMGNEENPEPSTQVLPDQGQDLEIQAVLENYIQELEGQGIRINRAQVLEDQMFLLNRAQVLEDQMDQTDQAQVLDDQVDQTDQAQVLDEQVVLMDQAQVLEDQVVLIDQAQVLEDLVDQIDQGQDLEKQDQVEIDPMHKMDELLVQLRQVHERIAHLVLRKQAEELKEPVVLKNQEKEQKEQVVLEKNPKEQVVLESRVKEPKELGVLIDQLHKMEEQVSVLDQVQDLIDDVILKNQKQDVLMDQLHKLEKHLILEVESRNLEEVATPDMTRKVNWVAEEEINLDEEDSEEQLVLEVESRNLEEVATPDMTRKVNWVAVENQEEENPEEQISITEADPLQADVLENVFGSSSDEVVQQQNGRARSDCSHLHEST; this is translated from the exons ATGTCCTGGTTCAGGAGGCTGTGGTGTTTTAGCGTCCCGGCCGACGACGAGCCACTGAGACCCAGACCTGAGAGGAGGGTGAGAAGGAGGAGATGGTGGAGACGCAACAGGACAGAGCGACAGGAGAACACCAATGTAGAGGAACATCAGAGGATGGGAAATGAAGAGAACCCAGAACCAAGCACACAGGTTCTGCCGGACCAAGGGCAGGACCTGGAAATACAGGCAGTTCTGGAGAATTACATCCAGGAACTGGAGGGGCAGGGGATTCGGATAAACCGAGCCCAGGTCCTGGAAGATCAAATGTTTCTGTTGAACCGAGCCCAGGTCTTGGAGGATCAGATGGATCAAACTGACCAAGCCCAGGTCCTGGATGATCAGGTGGATCAAACTGACCAAGCCCAGGTCCTGGATgagcaggtggttctgatggaccaAGCCCAGGTCCTGGAGGATCAGGTGGTTCTGATTGACCAAGCCCAGGTCCTGGAGGATCTGGTGGATCAAATTGACCAAGGGCAGGATTTAGAGAAGCAGGATCAGGTGGAAATTGACCCAATGCATAAAATGGATGAGCTGCTTGTTCAGCTGAGGCAGGTGCACGAACGCATAGCGCATCTGGTTCTGAGGAAACAAGCAGAAGAACTGAAGGAGCCGGTGGTTCTGAAGAACCAAGAGAAGGAACAGAaggagcaggtggttctggaGAAGAACCCAAaggagcaggtggttctggaaAGCAGAGTGAAGGAACCGAAAGAGCTTGGGGTTTTAATAGACCAGCTTCATAAAATGGAGGAGCAGGTAAGTGTGCTGGACCAAGTGCAGGACCTGATAGATGATGTGATTCTGAAAAACCAGAAGCAGGATGTTCTTATGGACCAACTGCATAAACTGGAGAAGCACCTGATCCTGGAGGTGGAGAGCAGGAATCTGGAGGAGGTAGCCACACCAGATATGACAAGGAAAGTGAACTGGGTGGCTGAGGAAGAGATAAACCTGGATGAGGAGGACTCAGAGGAACAGCTGGTCTTGGAGGTGGAGAGCAGGAATCTGGAGGAGGTAGCCACACCCGATATGACAAGGAAAGTAAACTGGGTGGCTGTGGAGAACCAAGAGGAAGAGAACCCAGAGGAGCAGATCTCGATTACAGAAG CAGATCCACTTCAGGCTGATGTTCTGGAGAACGTCTTCGGGTCCTCGTCTGATGAAGTGGTGCAGCAGCAGAACGGTCGAGCACGTTCTGATTGCTCCCACCTTCATGAATCAACCTAA
- the LOC134328760 gene encoding golgin subfamily A member 4-like isoform X4, with amino-acid sequence MSWFRRLWCFSVPADDEPLRPRPERRVRRRRWWRRNRTERQENTNVEEHQRMGNEENPEPSTQVLPDQGQDLEIQAVLENYIQELEGQGIRINRAQVLEDQMFLLNRAQVLEDQMDQTDQAQVLDDQVDQTDQAQVLDEQVVLMDQAQVLEDQVVLIDQAQVLEDLVDQIDQGQDLEKQDQVEIDPMHKMDELLVQLRQVHERIAHLVLRKQAEELKEPVVLKNQEKEQKEQVVLEKNPKEQVVLESRVKEPKELGVLIDQLHKMEEQVSVLDQVQDLIDDVILKNQKQDVLMDQLHKLEKHLILEVESRNLEEVATPDMTRKVNWVAEEEINLDEEDSEEQLVLEVESRNLEEVATPDMTRKVNWVAVENQEEENPEEQISITEDPLQADVLENVFGSSSDEVVQQQNGRARSDCSHLHEST; translated from the exons ATGTCCTGGTTCAGGAGGCTGTGGTGTTTTAGCGTCCCGGCCGACGACGAGCCACTGAGACCCAGACCTGAGAGGAGGGTGAGAAGGAGGAGATGGTGGAGACGCAACAGGACAGAGCGACAGGAGAACACCAATGTAGAGGAACATCAGAGGATGGGAAATGAAGAGAACCCAGAACCAAGCACACAGGTTCTGCCGGACCAAGGGCAGGACCTGGAAATACAGGCAGTTCTGGAGAATTACATCCAGGAACTGGAGGGGCAGGGGATTCGGATAAACCGAGCCCAGGTCCTGGAAGATCAAATGTTTCTGTTGAACCGAGCCCAGGTCTTGGAGGATCAGATGGATCAAACTGACCAAGCCCAGGTCCTGGATGATCAGGTGGATCAAACTGACCAAGCCCAGGTCCTGGATgagcaggtggttctgatggaccaAGCCCAGGTCCTGGAGGATCAGGTGGTTCTGATTGACCAAGCCCAGGTCCTGGAGGATCTGGTGGATCAAATTGACCAAGGGCAGGATTTAGAGAAGCAGGATCAGGTGGAAATTGACCCAATGCATAAAATGGATGAGCTGCTTGTTCAGCTGAGGCAGGTGCACGAACGCATAGCGCATCTGGTTCTGAGGAAACAAGCAGAAGAACTGAAGGAGCCGGTGGTTCTGAAGAACCAAGAGAAGGAACAGAaggagcaggtggttctggaGAAGAACCCAAaggagcaggtggttctggaaAGCAGAGTGAAGGAACCGAAAGAGCTTGGGGTTTTAATAGACCAGCTTCATAAAATGGAGGAGCAGGTAAGTGTGCTGGACCAAGTGCAGGACCTGATAGATGATGTGATTCTGAAAAACCAGAAGCAGGATGTTCTTATGGACCAACTGCATAAACTGGAGAAGCACCTGATCCTGGAGGTGGAGAGCAGGAATCTGGAGGAGGTAGCCACACCAGATATGACAAGGAAAGTGAACTGGGTGGCTGAGGAAGAGATAAACCTGGATGAGGAGGACTCAGAGGAACAGCTGGTCTTGGAGGTGGAGAGCAGGAATCTGGAGGAGGTAGCCACACCCGATATGACAAGGAAAGTAAACTGGGTGGCTGTGGAGAACCAAGAGGAAGAGAACCCAGAGGAGCAGATCTCGATTACAGAAG ATCCACTTCAGGCTGATGTTCTGGAGAACGTCTTCGGGTCCTCGTCTGATGAAGTGGTGCAGCAGCAGAACGGTCGAGCACGTTCTGATTGCTCCCACCTTCATGAATCAACCTAA
- the LOC134328760 gene encoding golgin subfamily A member 4-like isoform X2, which translates to MSWFRRLWCFSVPADDEPLRPRPERRVRRRRWWRRNRTERQENTNVEEHQRMGNEENPEPSTQVLPDQGQDLEIQAVLENYIQELEGQGIRINRAQVLEDQMFLLNRAQVLEDQMDQTDQAQVLDDQVDQTDQAQVLDEQVVLMDQAQVLEDQVVLIDQAQVLEDLVDQIDQGQDLEKQDQVEIDPMHKMDELLVQLRQVHERIAHLVLRKQAEELKEPVVLKNQEKEQKEQVVLEKNPKEQVVLESRVKEPKELGVLIDQLHKMEEQVSVLDQVQDLIDDVILKNQKQDVLMDQLHKLEKHLILEVESRNLEEVATPDMTRKVNWVAEEEINLDEEDSEEQLVLEVESRNLEEVATPDMTRKVNWVAVENQEEENPEEQISITEGIEDPLQADVLENVFGSSSDEVVQQQNGRARSDCSHLHEST; encoded by the exons ATGTCCTGGTTCAGGAGGCTGTGGTGTTTTAGCGTCCCGGCCGACGACGAGCCACTGAGACCCAGACCTGAGAGGAGGGTGAGAAGGAGGAGATGGTGGAGACGCAACAGGACAGAGCGACAGGAGAACACCAATGTAGAGGAACATCAGAGGATGGGAAATGAAGAGAACCCAGAACCAAGCACACAGGTTCTGCCGGACCAAGGGCAGGACCTGGAAATACAGGCAGTTCTGGAGAATTACATCCAGGAACTGGAGGGGCAGGGGATTCGGATAAACCGAGCCCAGGTCCTGGAAGATCAAATGTTTCTGTTGAACCGAGCCCAGGTCTTGGAGGATCAGATGGATCAAACTGACCAAGCCCAGGTCCTGGATGATCAGGTGGATCAAACTGACCAAGCCCAGGTCCTGGATgagcaggtggttctgatggaccaAGCCCAGGTCCTGGAGGATCAGGTGGTTCTGATTGACCAAGCCCAGGTCCTGGAGGATCTGGTGGATCAAATTGACCAAGGGCAGGATTTAGAGAAGCAGGATCAGGTGGAAATTGACCCAATGCATAAAATGGATGAGCTGCTTGTTCAGCTGAGGCAGGTGCACGAACGCATAGCGCATCTGGTTCTGAGGAAACAAGCAGAAGAACTGAAGGAGCCGGTGGTTCTGAAGAACCAAGAGAAGGAACAGAaggagcaggtggttctggaGAAGAACCCAAaggagcaggtggttctggaaAGCAGAGTGAAGGAACCGAAAGAGCTTGGGGTTTTAATAGACCAGCTTCATAAAATGGAGGAGCAGGTAAGTGTGCTGGACCAAGTGCAGGACCTGATAGATGATGTGATTCTGAAAAACCAGAAGCAGGATGTTCTTATGGACCAACTGCATAAACTGGAGAAGCACCTGATCCTGGAGGTGGAGAGCAGGAATCTGGAGGAGGTAGCCACACCAGATATGACAAGGAAAGTGAACTGGGTGGCTGAGGAAGAGATAAACCTGGATGAGGAGGACTCAGAGGAACAGCTGGTCTTGGAGGTGGAGAGCAGGAATCTGGAGGAGGTAGCCACACCCGATATGACAAGGAAAGTAAACTGGGTGGCTGTGGAGAACCAAGAGGAAGAGAACCCAGAGGAGCAGATCTCGATTACAGAAGGTATTGAAG ATCCACTTCAGGCTGATGTTCTGGAGAACGTCTTCGGGTCCTCGTCTGATGAAGTGGTGCAGCAGCAGAACGGTCGAGCACGTTCTGATTGCTCCCACCTTCATGAATCAACCTAA